In one Melaminivora jejuensis genomic region, the following are encoded:
- the yajC gene encoding preprotein translocase subunit YajC — translation MLISPAFAQTAPAAADAGFMGSLTSMLPLVLMFVVMYFIMIRPQMKRQKEHKAMIDALAKGDEVVTAGGLLGRVTRLGEGSLHLEIANGVEVQVQRSAVTQVLPKGTVNK, via the coding sequence GTGCTGATTTCCCCCGCCTTCGCCCAGACCGCCCCTGCCGCCGCCGATGCCGGCTTCATGGGCTCGCTCACCAGCATGTTGCCGCTGGTGCTGATGTTCGTGGTCATGTACTTCATCATGATCCGCCCGCAGATGAAGCGCCAGAAAGAACACAAGGCCATGATCGACGCGCTGGCCAAGGGCGACGAAGTGGTCACCGCCGGCGGCCTGCTGGGCCGTGTCACGCGCCTGGGCGAAGGCAGCCTGCACCTGGAGATCGCCAACGGCGTCGAAGTGCAGGTGCAGCGCAGCGCCGTGACCCAGGTGCTGCCCAAGGGCACGGTCAACAAGTAA
- a CDS encoding Lrp/AsnC family transcriptional regulator: protein MESLDKYDLAILNELQRDGRLTNTDLAQRVGLSAAPCWRRVRALEEAGYIRGYRAEIDRHRIGLGVLAFVRLDAERIRGDLTRAMEEAIAPIPEVVSCHYISGTGTFELQVVARDLESFSQFARTVLLNLPNVKDMHTSFSLGEVKAGGALPLAHLKA, encoded by the coding sequence ATGGAATCTTTGGATAAATACGATCTGGCCATACTGAACGAGCTGCAGCGCGATGGCCGCCTCACCAACACCGACCTGGCGCAGCGCGTGGGCCTGTCGGCGGCGCCGTGCTGGCGGCGCGTGCGCGCGCTGGAGGAGGCGGGCTACATCCGGGGCTACCGCGCCGAGATCGACCGGCACCGGATCGGCCTGGGCGTGCTGGCCTTTGTGCGCCTGGACGCCGAGCGCATCCGCGGCGACCTCACGCGCGCCATGGAGGAGGCCATCGCGCCCATCCCCGAGGTCGTGTCGTGCCACTACATCAGCGGCACCGGCACCTTCGAGCTGCAGGTGGTGGCGCGCGATCTGGAGAGTTTTTCGCAGTTCGCGCGCACGGTGCTGTTGAACCTGCCCAATGTGAAGGACATGCACACCAGCTTCTCGCTGGGCGAGGTCAAGGCCGGCGGCGCGCTGCCGCTGGCGCACCTCAAGGCCTGA
- a CDS encoding MFS transporter — protein MPAQPVHDGAPAPAPASAPSQAADTAEATASAELRHSSAQRAEQSAFAPLKVPVFRMLWLTWLAANTCMWMNDVATAWLMTTLTSSPALVALVQTASTLPVFLLGLPSGALADILDRRRYFMATQFWVAAVAVVLCAAILIGGLSAWTLLALTFANGIGLAMRWPVFAAIVPELVNRQQLPAALALNGVAMNASRIIGPLVAGAIIASAGSAWVFVLNAVLSVIAGLTIMRWQRTPTPQPLGRERLASAMRVGLAFVRESPPMRAVLWRIAVFFLHATALLALLPLVARGLEGGGAGTFTLLLASMGAGAVASASFLPRLRQRMSMDALVARGTAAQALATAVVAAAPNVYVAVPAMIAAGAAWLTTANSLTVSAQLALPNWVRARGMSIYQMSIMGATAGGAALWGQVASFSSVRASLGVAALSGVLVMLLVQRRVPGRHGDEDLSPALAHNFRRPEADTPPATGLRLVTSIEYFINPAHAADFRAVMHDSRRARLRAGALSWELQHDIEDPGRYVERIVDESWTEHLRRFERITASDVALRDRRFAFHVREAPPVVSRYVVEGD, from the coding sequence ATGCCTGCCCAACCTGTCCACGACGGCGCCCCTGCGCCCGCCCCCGCCAGCGCGCCCTCCCAGGCCGCCGATACCGCCGAAGCCACCGCCAGCGCCGAGCTGCGCCACAGCAGCGCCCAGCGCGCCGAGCAATCGGCCTTTGCGCCGCTGAAGGTGCCGGTGTTTCGCATGTTGTGGCTGACCTGGCTGGCGGCCAACACCTGCATGTGGATGAACGACGTGGCCACCGCCTGGCTGATGACCACGCTGACCAGCTCGCCGGCGCTGGTGGCGCTGGTGCAGACGGCCTCCACGCTGCCGGTCTTCCTGCTCGGCCTGCCCAGCGGCGCGCTGGCCGACATCCTGGATCGGCGGCGCTACTTCATGGCCACGCAGTTCTGGGTGGCCGCCGTGGCCGTGGTGCTGTGCGCGGCCATCCTGATCGGCGGGCTGTCGGCCTGGACGCTGCTGGCGCTGACGTTTGCCAACGGCATCGGCCTGGCCATGCGCTGGCCGGTGTTTGCCGCCATCGTGCCCGAGCTGGTCAATCGCCAGCAACTGCCGGCGGCGCTGGCGCTCAACGGCGTGGCCATGAACGCCTCGCGCATCATCGGCCCGCTGGTGGCCGGCGCCATCATCGCCAGCGCCGGCAGCGCCTGGGTGTTCGTGCTCAATGCCGTGCTGTCCGTGATCGCCGGGCTGACCATCATGCGCTGGCAGCGCACGCCCACGCCGCAGCCGCTGGGGCGCGAGCGCCTGGCCAGCGCCATGCGCGTGGGCCTGGCCTTCGTGCGCGAGTCGCCGCCCATGCGCGCCGTGCTGTGGCGCATCGCCGTGTTCTTCCTGCACGCCACGGCGCTGCTGGCGCTGCTGCCGCTGGTGGCGCGCGGCCTGGAGGGCGGCGGCGCCGGCACCTTCACGCTGCTGCTGGCCTCCATGGGCGCGGGGGCGGTGGCCTCGGCGTCCTTCCTGCCGCGCCTGCGCCAGCGCATGTCCATGGATGCGCTGGTGGCGCGCGGCACGGCGGCGCAGGCGCTGGCCACGGCAGTGGTGGCGGCGGCGCCCAACGTCTATGTCGCGGTGCCGGCCATGATCGCCGCCGGCGCGGCCTGGCTGACCACGGCCAACTCGCTCACTGTCTCGGCCCAGCTGGCCCTGCCCAACTGGGTGCGTGCGCGTGGCATGTCGATCTACCAGATGTCCATCATGGGCGCGACGGCGGGCGGCGCGGCGCTGTGGGGCCAGGTGGCCAGCTTCAGCAGCGTGCGCGCCAGCCTGGGCGTGGCGGCGCTGTCGGGCGTGCTGGTCATGTTGCTGGTGCAGCGCCGCGTGCCGGGACGCCACGGCGACGAAGACCTGAGCCCGGCGCTGGCACACAACTTCCGCCGGCCCGAGGCCGACACGCCGCCGGCTACCGGGCTGCGCCTGGTGACCAGCATCGAATACTTCATCAACCCGGCGCACGCAGCGGACTTCCGCGCCGTGATGCACGACAGCCGGCGCGCCCGGCTGCGCGCCGGGGCGCTGTCGTGGGAGCTGCAGCACGACATCGAAGACCCCGGGCGCTACGTCGAGCGCATCGTCGATGAGTCCTGGACGGAGCACCTGCGCCGCTTCGAGCGCATCACCGCCTCGGACGTGGCGCTGCGCGACCGGCGCTTTGCCTTCCACGTGCGCGAGGCGCCGCCGGTGGTCTCGCGCTATGTCGTGGAAGGGGATTGA
- a CDS encoding indolepyruvate ferredoxin oxidoreductase family protein: MNAPLPEHVRRALESVTLDDKYTLDKGRAFMSGTQALVRLPMLQRQRDAQAGLNTAGFISGYRGSPLGNYDQALWAARKHLAEQHIVFQPGVNEELAATAVWGTQQLDIYPQAKKYDGVFGIWYGKGPGVDRSVDAFKHANMAGTARHGGVIAVAGDDHISKSSTAAHQSDHIFKACSIPVFFPASVQDILDMGLHAFAMSRFSGLWSGMKTIQEVVESSASVSVDPDRVQIALPQDFEMPPGGLHIRWPDAPLEQEARLMNHKWYAALAYVRANRLNHNVIEGGARDRFGIIASGKAYNDMRQALVDLGLDDATCRELGIRVHKVNVVWPLEATSARDFAQGLQEILVIEEKRQVIEYQLKEQLYNWRADVRPHVLGKFDEVEGDHSGGEWSQPNPSQHWLLRPQADLTPALIAKAIARRLARLGVPEHIMARMNERLAVIDARERGLAAQELQTGERTPWFCSGCPHNTSTRVPEGSRAVAGIGCHYMANWMPDRATSTFTQMGGEGVTWVGQAPFSKERHVFANLGDGTYFHSGLLAIRQSIAAGANITYKILYNDAVAMTGGQQVGERPEGHSVAQIAHSLRAEGVAKLVVVTDEPEKYAGRTHPANAAREGQPELLNDLPPGIEVFHRDELDRIQRALRDIPGCTALIYDQTCATEKRRRRKRGKLATPAKTVLINELVCEGCGDCGVASNCLSVEPVETEFGRKRRINQSTCNKDYSCVKGFCPSFVTIEGGQLKKPRKEKKGDLASLPPIPEPVLPLAEEAFGIVVAGVGGTGVITIGSLLGMAAHLEGKGVITQDAAGLAQKGGATWSHVQIAQRAEAIHTTKVDTAKADLIIGCDPIVAASKVTLAAMQEGRTFVALNTHGTPAAAFVHNPDWQFPTGSCEAAITQAVGGALLGVVDADRAATQLLGDSIYTNPLLLGYAWQKGRVPLSHAALMRAMELNGVQVANNQAAFEWGRRLAHNPSEVQALLTTTQVIEFVKKPALAEIVAKRVDFLSGYQSAAYAEDYRAFVERVRAAEQRLGQGTRLSEAVARYLFKLMAYKDEYEVARLHTDPAFLARIEGMFEGDYRIVHHLAPPATAKRNDKGELVKQSYGPWMRRAFGVLTKMKGLRGTALDPFGKTEERRTERALIQEYRACIDELLAGLTPERLPLAVEIASIPEGIRGYGHVKERHLKAARTKWDALLQRWRQPQPAAATETLIA, translated from the coding sequence ATGAATGCCCCCCTGCCCGAGCACGTGCGGCGTGCGCTCGAAAGCGTCACGCTCGACGACAAATACACCCTGGACAAAGGCCGCGCCTTCATGAGCGGCACGCAGGCGCTGGTGCGCCTGCCCATGCTGCAGCGCCAGCGCGACGCGCAGGCGGGCCTGAACACCGCCGGCTTCATCAGCGGCTATCGCGGCTCGCCCCTGGGCAACTACGACCAGGCGCTGTGGGCCGCGCGCAAGCACCTGGCCGAGCAGCACATCGTCTTCCAGCCCGGCGTCAACGAGGAGCTGGCCGCCACCGCCGTCTGGGGCACGCAGCAGCTGGACATCTACCCGCAAGCCAAGAAATACGACGGCGTGTTCGGCATCTGGTATGGCAAGGGCCCGGGCGTGGATCGCAGCGTCGATGCCTTCAAGCACGCCAACATGGCCGGCACGGCGCGCCACGGCGGCGTGATCGCTGTGGCCGGCGACGACCACATCAGCAAGAGCAGCACGGCGGCGCACCAGAGCGACCACATCTTCAAGGCCTGCAGCATCCCGGTGTTCTTCCCCGCCAGCGTGCAGGACATCCTGGACATGGGCCTGCACGCCTTCGCCATGAGCCGGTTCTCCGGCCTGTGGTCGGGCATGAAGACCATCCAGGAGGTGGTCGAGTCCAGCGCCAGCGTCTCGGTCGATCCCGATCGCGTGCAGATCGCGCTGCCGCAGGACTTCGAGATGCCGCCGGGCGGCCTGCACATCCGCTGGCCCGACGCGCCGCTGGAGCAGGAGGCGCGCCTGATGAACCACAAGTGGTATGCCGCGCTGGCCTATGTGCGCGCCAACCGGCTGAACCACAACGTGATCGAGGGCGGCGCGCGCGACCGCTTCGGCATCATCGCCAGCGGCAAGGCCTACAACGACATGCGCCAGGCGCTGGTGGATCTGGGCCTCGATGACGCCACCTGCCGCGAGCTGGGCATCCGCGTCCACAAGGTGAACGTGGTCTGGCCGCTGGAGGCCACCAGCGCGCGCGACTTTGCGCAAGGCCTGCAGGAAATCCTGGTCATCGAGGAAAAGCGCCAGGTCATCGAATACCAGCTCAAGGAGCAGCTGTACAACTGGCGCGCCGACGTGCGCCCCCATGTGCTGGGCAAATTCGACGAGGTGGAGGGCGACCATTCGGGCGGCGAGTGGAGCCAGCCCAACCCCAGCCAGCACTGGCTGCTGCGCCCGCAGGCCGACCTGACGCCGGCGCTGATCGCCAAGGCGATTGCCAGGCGCCTGGCCAGACTGGGCGTGCCCGAGCACATCATGGCGCGCATGAACGAGCGCCTGGCCGTGATCGATGCACGCGAGCGCGGCCTGGCCGCACAGGAGCTGCAAACCGGCGAGCGCACGCCGTGGTTCTGCAGCGGCTGCCCGCACAACACCAGCACCCGCGTGCCCGAAGGCTCGCGCGCCGTGGCCGGCATCGGCTGCCACTACATGGCCAACTGGATGCCCGACCGCGCCACCAGCACCTTCACGCAGATGGGCGGCGAGGGCGTGACCTGGGTCGGCCAGGCGCCGTTTTCCAAGGAGCGGCACGTCTTTGCCAATCTGGGCGACGGCACCTACTTCCACAGCGGCCTGCTGGCGATCCGCCAATCCATCGCGGCGGGCGCCAACATCACCTACAAGATTCTCTACAACGACGCCGTGGCCATGACCGGCGGCCAGCAGGTGGGCGAGCGCCCCGAGGGGCATTCGGTCGCGCAGATCGCGCACAGCCTGCGCGCCGAGGGCGTGGCAAAACTGGTCGTGGTGACCGACGAGCCGGAAAAATACGCCGGCCGCACGCACCCGGCCAATGCCGCGCGCGAGGGCCAGCCCGAGCTGCTCAACGACCTGCCGCCGGGCATTGAGGTCTTTCACCGCGACGAGCTCGACCGCATCCAGCGCGCATTGCGCGACATCCCCGGCTGCACGGCGCTGATCTACGACCAGACCTGCGCCACGGAAAAGCGTCGGCGCCGCAAGCGCGGCAAGCTGGCCACGCCGGCCAAGACGGTGCTCATCAACGAGCTGGTCTGCGAGGGCTGCGGCGATTGCGGGGTGGCGTCCAACTGCCTGTCGGTGGAGCCGGTGGAGACCGAGTTCGGCAGGAAGCGCCGCATCAACCAGAGCACCTGCAACAAGGATTACTCCTGCGTCAAGGGCTTTTGCCCCAGCTTCGTGACCATCGAGGGCGGGCAGCTCAAAAAGCCCAGGAAGGAAAAAAAGGGCGACCTCGCCAGCCTGCCGCCCATCCCCGAGCCGGTGCTGCCGCTGGCCGAGGAGGCCTTCGGCATCGTCGTGGCCGGCGTCGGCGGCACGGGCGTGATCACCATCGGCTCGCTGCTGGGCATGGCGGCGCACCTGGAGGGCAAGGGCGTCATCACCCAGGACGCGGCGGGCCTGGCGCAAAAGGGCGGCGCCACCTGGAGCCACGTGCAGATCGCCCAGCGGGCCGAGGCCATCCACACCACCAAGGTGGACACGGCCAAGGCCGACCTCATCATCGGCTGCGACCCCATCGTCGCCGCCAGCAAGGTCACGCTGGCTGCCATGCAGGAGGGGCGCACCTTCGTCGCGCTGAACACGCACGGCACGCCGGCGGCGGCCTTCGTCCACAACCCCGACTGGCAGTTCCCGACGGGCAGTTGCGAGGCCGCCATCACCCAGGCCGTGGGCGGCGCGCTGCTGGGCGTGGTCGATGCCGACCGCGCCGCCACCCAGCTGCTGGGCGACAGCATCTACACCAACCCCCTGCTGCTGGGCTACGCCTGGCAAAAGGGCCGCGTGCCGCTGTCGCACGCGGCGCTGATGCGGGCCATGGAATTGAATGGCGTGCAGGTGGCCAACAACCAGGCGGCCTTCGAGTGGGGCCGGCGCCTGGCACACAACCCGTCCGAGGTGCAGGCGCTGCTGACGACCACGCAGGTCATCGAATTCGTGAAAAAGCCGGCGCTGGCCGAGATCGTCGCCAAGCGGGTGGACTTCCTGAGCGGCTACCAAAGCGCCGCCTATGCCGAGGACTACCGCGCCTTCGTCGAGCGGGTGCGCGCTGCCGAGCAGCGCCTGGGCCAGGGCACGCGCCTGTCGGAAGCCGTGGCGCGCTACTTGTTCAAGCTGATGGCCTACAAGGACGAGTACGAAGTGGCGCGCCTGCACACCGACCCGGCCTTCCTGGCGCGCATCGAGGGCATGTTCGAGGGTGATTACAGGATCGTGCATCACCTCGCACCGCCAGCCACTGCCAAGAGAAACGACAAGGGCGAGCTGGTCAAGCAAAGCTATGGCCCCTGGATGCGCCGCGCCTTTGGCGTGCTGACGAAGATGAAGGGCCTGCGCGGCACGGCGCTCGATCCGTTCGGCAAGACCGAGGAGCGGCGCACCGAGCGCGCGCTGATCCAGGAGTACCGCGCCTGCATCGACGAGCTGCTGGCCGGCCTGACGCCCGAGCGCCTGCCGCTGGCCGTGGAGATCGCCTCCATCCCCGAAGGCATCCGGGGCTATGGCCATGTGAAGGAGCGCCACCTCAAGGCTGCGCGCACCAAATGGGACGCGCTGCTGCAGCGCTGGCGCCAGCCGCAGCCGGCAGCTGCAACCGAAACCCTGATCGCCTGA
- the secD gene encoding protein translocase subunit SecD, with protein sequence MNRYPAWKYAILVVALLIGFLYTLPNFFGEAPAVQVSSAKATVRVDAGVLERVEQALATAGVQSDSIVLEGTSVRARFATPDEQLKAKDVLEKALIPDAADPMYIVALNLVSRSPDWLTAIHARPMYLGLDLRGGVHFMLQVDMQAALTKKAESYAGDIRTALREKNIRHGGVVREGQSVRVRVRDEATLTAARNLIADQFQDLVTTSAPDGDATVLSASIKPEALRRVQEQALKQNITTLHNRINELGVAEPVIQQQGLDRIVVQLPGVQDTAKAKDILGRTATLEVRMVDEGTEARAAELGNGPVPFGDEKYLDRNGQAIIVKKQVVLTGENLTDAQPGFDSQTQEPTVNLTLDAKGARIFKDITRENIGKRMAIVLFEKGKGEVVTAPVIRSEIGGGRVQISGRMTTMEANDTALLLRAGSLAAPMEIIEEYTIGPSLGADNISRGVQSVVWGMAAIAAFMCVYYALFGVFSTLALSVNVLMLIAVLSMLQATLTLPGIAAMALALGVAIDSNVLINERIREELRAGVAPQAAIATGYDRAWATILDSNVTTLIAGLALLAFGTGPVRGFAVVHTIGILTSMFSAVFFSRGLVNLWYGRQKKLKSVAIGQVWKPEDTSQLRSVAGRTGIE encoded by the coding sequence ATGAACCGTTATCCGGCCTGGAAGTACGCGATCCTCGTGGTCGCGCTGCTCATCGGCTTTCTCTACACCCTGCCCAATTTCTTCGGCGAGGCGCCTGCCGTGCAGGTGTCCTCGGCCAAGGCCACCGTCCGGGTGGACGCGGGCGTGCTCGAACGGGTCGAGCAGGCGCTGGCCACAGCCGGCGTCCAGTCGGACTCCATCGTCCTGGAGGGCACCTCGGTGCGTGCGCGCTTTGCCACGCCCGACGAGCAGCTCAAGGCCAAGGATGTGCTGGAAAAGGCGCTGATCCCCGATGCGGCCGATCCGATGTACATCGTCGCGCTGAACCTGGTGTCGCGCTCGCCCGACTGGCTCACCGCCATCCACGCGCGCCCCATGTACCTGGGCCTGGACTTGCGCGGCGGCGTGCATTTCATGCTGCAGGTGGACATGCAGGCAGCGCTGACCAAGAAGGCCGAGAGCTACGCCGGCGACATCCGCACCGCGCTGCGCGAGAAAAACATCCGCCACGGCGGCGTCGTGCGCGAGGGCCAGAGCGTGCGCGTGCGCGTGCGCGACGAGGCCACGCTCACGGCAGCGCGCAACCTGATTGCCGACCAGTTCCAGGACTTGGTGACCACCAGCGCCCCGGACGGCGACGCCACCGTGCTCAGCGCCAGCATCAAGCCCGAGGCCCTGCGCCGGGTGCAGGAGCAGGCGCTCAAGCAAAACATCACCACGCTGCACAACCGCATCAACGAGCTCGGCGTGGCCGAGCCGGTCATCCAGCAGCAAGGCCTGGATCGCATCGTGGTGCAACTGCCCGGCGTGCAGGACACGGCCAAGGCCAAGGACATCCTGGGCCGCACGGCGACACTGGAAGTGCGCATGGTCGATGAGGGCACGGAGGCGCGCGCCGCCGAGCTGGGCAACGGCCCGGTGCCCTTCGGCGACGAGAAATATCTGGACAGGAACGGCCAGGCCATCATCGTCAAGAAGCAGGTCGTGCTCACCGGCGAGAACCTGACCGACGCCCAGCCGGGTTTCGACAGCCAGACGCAGGAGCCCACGGTGAACCTGACGCTGGACGCCAAGGGCGCGCGCATCTTCAAGGACATCACGCGCGAGAACATCGGCAAGCGCATGGCCATCGTGCTGTTCGAAAAGGGCAAGGGCGAAGTGGTCACCGCGCCCGTCATCAGGAGCGAGATCGGCGGCGGGCGCGTGCAGATCTCCGGGCGCATGACGACCATGGAAGCCAACGACACCGCCTTGCTGCTGCGCGCCGGCTCGCTGGCCGCACCGATGGAGATCATCGAGGAATACACCATCGGCCCGAGCTTGGGCGCGGACAACATCTCGCGCGGCGTGCAGTCGGTGGTCTGGGGCATGGCCGCCATCGCCGCCTTCATGTGCGTCTATTACGCGCTGTTCGGCGTGTTCTCGACGCTGGCGCTGTCGGTGAACGTGCTGATGCTGATTGCCGTGCTGTCCATGCTGCAGGCCACGCTGACCCTGCCCGGCATTGCCGCCATGGCGCTGGCCCTGGGCGTGGCGATCGACTCCAACGTGCTGATCAACGAACGCATCCGCGAGGAGCTGCGCGCCGGCGTCGCGCCGCAGGCGGCCATTGCCACCGGCTACGACCGCGCCTGGGCGACGATTCTGGACTCCAACGTGACCACGCTGATCGCCGGCCTGGCGCTGCTGGCCTTCGGCACCGGCCCGGTGCGCGGCTTTGCCGTGGTACACACCATCGGCATCCTGACCAGCATGTTCTCGGCGGTGTTCTTCTCGCGTGGCCTGGTCAACCTCTGGTATGGCCGGCAAAAGAAGCTCAAGAGCGTGGCCATCGGCCAGGTCTGGAAGCCCGAGGACACCTCGCAACTGCGCTCCGTGGCCGGCCGCACCGGCATCGAATGA
- a CDS encoding mechanosensitive ion channel family protein yields MQLLPDWAWLHEQLLWGMSAASVLIAVTAAVATYVLLSLLLGWAQRRVRRHAQQAAQPGQPAQAGLLAQLLAGTSHLLILLAALLVGLGMLDLPERWHTRVSQLWFLAVAVQIGLWGARAIGVAVERYRVHHGTTQPGQASASATLMSWALRTVLWVTVLLAILSNLGVNITAFIASLGVGGVAVALAVQNILGDLFASMAIAVDKPFEVGDFIVVGGIAGTVQKVGVKTTRIRALSGEQVVMGNTDLLKQTINNYRLMRERRIVFAFSIAQATAPYKAEAVARTVGEIIRAIPKVRFDRAHFKGFGASSLDYEVVYIVEDPSYNLYMDIQQQINLALLGRLQELGVQLAVPVSRVQVAAPGQAEREDAQAQAWAARTEV; encoded by the coding sequence ATGCAATTGCTACCCGACTGGGCCTGGCTGCACGAGCAGCTGCTGTGGGGCATGTCTGCCGCCAGCGTGCTGATTGCCGTGACCGCCGCCGTGGCGACCTATGTGCTGCTGAGCCTGCTGCTGGGCTGGGCGCAGCGGCGGGTGCGCCGGCACGCGCAGCAGGCGGCCCAGCCCGGCCAGCCCGCGCAGGCCGGCCTGCTGGCCCAGCTGCTGGCCGGCACCAGTCATCTGCTGATCCTGCTGGCGGCGCTGCTGGTCGGCCTGGGGATGCTGGACTTGCCCGAGCGCTGGCATACGCGCGTGAGCCAGCTGTGGTTCCTGGCCGTGGCGGTGCAGATCGGCCTGTGGGGCGCGCGCGCCATCGGCGTGGCGGTCGAGCGCTACCGCGTGCATCACGGCACCACGCAGCCGGGCCAGGCCAGCGCCTCGGCCACGCTGATGTCCTGGGCCTTGCGCACGGTGCTGTGGGTCACGGTGCTGCTGGCGATTTTGTCCAACCTGGGGGTCAACATCACCGCCTTCATCGCCAGCCTGGGCGTGGGCGGCGTGGCGGTGGCGCTGGCGGTGCAGAACATCCTGGGCGATCTGTTTGCCTCCATGGCGATTGCCGTGGACAAGCCCTTCGAGGTGGGCGACTTCATCGTCGTCGGCGGCATTGCCGGCACGGTGCAGAAGGTGGGCGTCAAGACCACGCGCATCCGGGCGCTCAGCGGCGAGCAGGTGGTCATGGGCAATACCGACCTGCTCAAGCAGACCATCAACAACTACCGCCTGATGCGCGAGCGGCGCATCGTGTTCGCCTTCAGCATCGCCCAGGCCACGGCGCCGTACAAGGCCGAGGCGGTGGCGCGCACCGTGGGCGAGATCATCCGCGCCATCCCTAAGGTGCGCTTCGACCGGGCGCACTTCAAGGGCTTCGGCGCCAGCTCGCTGGACTACGAGGTGGTCTATATCGTTGAAGACCCCAGCTACAACCTGTACATGGACATCCAGCAGCAGATCAACCTGGCGCTGCTGGGACGCCTGCAGGAGCTGGGCGTGCAGCTGGCCGTGCCGGTGAGCCGGGTGCAGGTGGCGGCGCCGGGCCAGGCGGAGCGCGAGGATGCGCAGGCGCAGGCCTGGGCGGCGCGGACGGAGGTGTAG